Proteins encoded within one genomic window of Haloferax volcanii DS2:
- a CDS encoding ISH3-like element ISHvo20 family transposase, protein MSNTKQADGSIHEDQLLNFLVNSLDEEVALTLGENAEIGAEDIYEVLVGACADGTSVSTLCKRSEDAPHENSVLYHLRTKFDLETLEQIGNTLLQKDVLDVLPEQVEVCADLHLRPYYGDEDDTDGLYHSQAKRGTTAFHAYATLYARVKNKRYTLAVRRLEDGDTASSVLAEFLGILDGLDLGVKAVYLDREFYDSKCLTLLQAHNHAYVMPIVRWGRTIKRELSEGWSRVIQHSLTAKLDGHSWTVEFPVYIDCTYQNGRYDEHGVARHGYAADAPFINSPRDARYHYAKRFGIEASYRLSEQTIATTTTQNPVVRLLYVVVSLLLQNVWRYLHWEYVATPRRGGRRLWEWSYKEFTNLIRRAAWTALAVRRAVPANRPPDDRFSR, encoded by the coding sequence GTGTCTAATACCAAGCAAGCAGACGGTTCAATCCACGAGGACCAGCTCCTTAACTTCCTCGTCAACTCCCTTGACGAGGAAGTTGCACTCACTCTCGGTGAAAACGCTGAAATCGGTGCTGAAGACATCTACGAGGTCCTCGTCGGCGCCTGCGCCGACGGGACCTCGGTCTCTACACTCTGCAAGAGAAGCGAAGATGCACCTCACGAAAACTCGGTTCTCTACCATCTCCGCACCAAGTTCGACCTCGAGACGCTCGAACAAATCGGGAACACGCTCCTCCAGAAGGACGTTCTCGACGTCCTGCCTGAGCAGGTGGAGGTCTGCGCAGACCTCCACCTGCGGCCCTACTATGGTGACGAAGACGACACGGACGGTCTCTATCACTCCCAAGCAAAGCGTGGAACCACCGCGTTCCACGCGTACGCGACACTGTACGCACGCGTGAAGAACAAACGCTACACGCTGGCGGTGCGCCGTCTCGAAGACGGCGACACCGCCAGCAGTGTCCTCGCAGAGTTCCTCGGTATTCTCGACGGCCTTGACCTCGGTGTCAAGGCCGTCTATCTTGACCGCGAATTCTACGACAGCAAGTGTTTGACGCTGCTTCAGGCGCACAACCACGCGTACGTCATGCCGATCGTCCGCTGGGGACGAACGATCAAGCGAGAACTCTCAGAAGGGTGGAGTCGCGTGATTCAGCACAGTCTGACAGCGAAACTCGACGGTCACAGCTGGACCGTCGAGTTTCCCGTCTACATCGACTGTACCTACCAGAACGGACGGTACGACGAACATGGCGTGGCGCGTCACGGCTACGCCGCTGACGCGCCGTTCATCAACTCACCACGAGACGCTCGATACCACTACGCGAAACGCTTCGGTATCGAGGCGAGCTACCGACTCTCCGAGCAAACGATTGCGACGACTACGACACAGAATCCGGTCGTACGGCTGTTGTACGTCGTGGTGAGTTTGCTGTTACAGAACGTGTGGCGGTATCTGCACTGGGAGTACGTGGCGACGCCCCGCCGAGGCGGGCGTCGCCTCTGGGAGTGGTCGTACAAGGAATTCACCAACTTGATTCGACGGGCAGCGTGGACGGCCCTCGCGGTGCGTCGGGCCGTCCCCGCGAACCGGCCACCAGACGACCGGTTTAGCCGGTAA
- a CDS encoding calcium-binding protein: MPRAERDEERDERIETQITVDTYGAEEQAMGWHAYLGDTMDFPFEARCVIERAESPLNVGETVRVIEMSPTEPTLSQMFVTVEWMDRTLGVPLEQLEPVDASSNTEQAIADWQYWLDR; encoded by the coding sequence ATGCCACGAGCCGAGAGAGACGAAGAGCGAGACGAACGCATCGAGACGCAGATCACCGTCGATACGTACGGTGCTGAAGAACAGGCGATGGGCTGGCACGCGTATCTGGGCGACACGATGGACTTTCCCTTCGAAGCACGGTGTGTCATCGAGCGAGCGGAATCGCCCCTGAATGTGGGCGAAACGGTACGCGTTATCGAAATGTCCCCGACTGAGCCAACGCTCAGCCAGATGTTCGTAACGGTGGAGTGGATGGACAGAACACTTGGCGTGCCATTAGAGCAATTAGAGCCTGTCGATGCCAGCAGTAACACGGAACAGGCGATCGCAGACTGGCAGTACTGGCTCGACCGCTGA
- a CDS encoding zinc ribbon domain-containing protein: protein MILRYYADADVREWHDHALRLLRTLHDEHGIAVEIDRIDEQHGPITDFPGDVRSSTPEEVYERDLKRNRALNQTIDQTPSEAFKRYGRLDIAGNVAVVDDEGTVRWASTLPGYADGYRPGAASQTAMDFLEDIATAPSNRICVECLSLLDGDENFCPNCGYEFP, encoded by the coding sequence ATGATCCTCCGCTACTACGCCGATGCGGACGTCCGAGAGTGGCACGACCACGCGCTCCGGCTCTTGCGAACGCTGCACGACGAGCACGGCATCGCTGTCGAGATCGACCGGATCGACGAGCAGCACGGGCCGATCACAGACTTCCCAGGCGACGTACGCTCCTCGACGCCTGAGGAGGTCTACGAGCGCGACCTCAAACGCAACCGTGCGTTGAACCAGACCATTGACCAGACACCGTCAGAGGCGTTCAAACGCTACGGGAGACTCGACATCGCTGGGAACGTCGCGGTCGTCGATGATGAGGGGACCGTCCGATGGGCCTCGACACTGCCGGGCTACGCTGACGGCTATCGGCCGGGTGCTGCGTCACAGACTGCGATGGACTTTCTAGAGGATATCGCCACCGCTCCGAGCAACCGTATCTGTGTTGAGTGCCTCTCTCTGCTGGATGGCGACGAAAACTTCTGTCCGAACTGTGGCTACGAATTTCCATAG
- a CDS encoding rhomboid family intramembrane serine protease, translated as MTYRESLGQIRGVLGFAGFLILIYAIERLTATLLGFPNERLMLEMLSVEQKRLLVLTIGPFVHRGVSHIAENLVFLLIFGGYIEWQVGWRKLYLYCAATGYGASWILLVIIGGAGAVGASSITNGLEAVAGIVGFVRVVEELRNVNSGADILRGVSHVIPFVIGLGFAASTIQAATMSPTDATQAIHAIGALIGVIAATYYPLTQLGTGGMFSEVLS; from the coding sequence TTGACATACAGGGAGTCACTTGGGCAGATCAGAGGGGTCCTGGGATTCGCAGGATTTCTCATCCTAATCTATGCTATAGAGCGACTGACTGCCACTCTGTTAGGCTTTCCGAATGAACGTTTGATGCTTGAAATGCTGAGTGTGGAGCAGAAGCGTCTCCTTGTACTCACGATAGGTCCGTTTGTTCACCGTGGGGTATCGCACATCGCTGAGAACCTGGTGTTTCTCCTCATCTTCGGAGGGTACATTGAATGGCAAGTCGGATGGAGGAAGCTGTATCTCTACTGTGCCGCCACGGGGTACGGGGCGAGCTGGATACTGTTAGTCATCATCGGAGGTGCTGGTGCTGTCGGGGCGAGTAGTATCACGAATGGGTTGGAAGCAGTTGCTGGAATTGTGGGATTCGTGCGGGTCGTTGAAGAACTCCGGAACGTAAATTCAGGAGCAGATATTCTCCGGGGCGTTTCCCACGTCATCCCGTTTGTGATTGGGCTCGGATTTGCTGCCTCAACGATTCAAGCTGCAACCATGTCACCAACCGACGCGACGCAAGCGATCCACGCAATTGGTGCTCTGATAGGCGTCATTGCGGCCACATATTATCCCTTGACTCAGCTTGGTACTGGTG